The following proteins are co-located in the Pseudarthrobacter siccitolerans genome:
- a CDS encoding polyribonucleotide nucleotidyltransferase — protein MEGPEIQFSEAVIDNGRFGKRVIRFETGRLAKQAAGAAMVYIDDDTALLSATTAGKHPREGFDFFPLTVDVEERMYAAGRIPGSFFRREGRPSTEAILACRLMDRPLRPAFVKGLRNEVQIVVTVLAINPDELYDVVAINASSMSTQLSGLPFSGPIGGVRVALVADENGSQWVAFPKHSQLENSVFNMVVAGRIAGDDVAIMMVEAEATDNSWNLIKEQGATAPTEEVVSEGLEAAKPFIKALCDAQADLAARAAKPTVEFPVFLDYEDDVYAAVEAAAGEKLTAVFQIADKTERNDASDALKDEVTAALASQFEGREKELSAAFRSVTKQVVRQRILKDQVRIDGRGLTDIRQLTAEVEVLPRVHGSAIFERGETQIMGVTTLNMLKMEQQIDSLSPVKTKRYMHNYNFPPYSTGETGRVGSPKRREIGHGALAERALVPVLPSREEFPYAIRQVSEALSSNGSTSMGSVCASTLSMLNAGVPLKAAVAGIAMGLVSDQVDGQTRYAALTDILGAEDAFGDMDFKVAGTSEFVTAIQLDTKLDGIPASVLAAALKQAREARLHILEVMDSAIDTPDELSEFAPRVIAVKIPVDKIGEVIGPKGKMINQIQEDTGADISIEDDGTVYIGATNGPSAEAARSAINAIANPQVPEIGERYLGTVVKTTTFGAFVSLTPGKDGLLHISELRKLANGKRVDNVEDVVSVGQKVQVEITKIDDRGKLSLAPVVAEEEGAEVETERAHTTEPAEGADV, from the coding sequence TTGGAGGGTCCCGAAATCCAGTTCTCGGAAGCAGTCATTGACAATGGCCGTTTTGGCAAGCGCGTAATCCGCTTCGAAACCGGCCGGCTTGCCAAGCAGGCAGCCGGCGCAGCCATGGTGTACATCGACGATGACACCGCACTGCTGTCCGCCACCACTGCCGGCAAGCACCCGCGTGAAGGCTTTGACTTCTTCCCGCTCACGGTCGACGTCGAAGAGCGTATGTACGCTGCCGGCCGCATCCCGGGCTCGTTCTTCCGCCGTGAAGGCCGCCCGTCCACCGAGGCCATCCTGGCCTGCCGCCTGATGGACCGCCCGCTGCGTCCGGCCTTCGTCAAGGGCCTGCGCAACGAGGTCCAGATCGTGGTGACCGTCCTGGCCATCAACCCCGACGAGCTCTACGACGTGGTGGCCATCAATGCCTCCTCCATGTCCACCCAGCTTTCCGGCCTGCCGTTCTCCGGCCCCATCGGCGGCGTCCGCGTTGCCCTGGTCGCCGACGAAAACGGATCCCAGTGGGTTGCTTTCCCCAAGCACTCGCAGCTGGAAAACTCCGTGTTCAACATGGTGGTTGCCGGCCGCATCGCCGGTGACGACGTCGCGATCATGATGGTTGAAGCCGAAGCCACCGACAACTCCTGGAACCTCATTAAGGAACAGGGCGCCACCGCCCCCACCGAAGAGGTTGTCTCCGAGGGCCTCGAGGCTGCCAAGCCGTTCATCAAGGCACTGTGCGACGCCCAGGCCGACCTCGCCGCCCGCGCTGCAAAGCCGACCGTCGAGTTCCCCGTCTTCCTGGACTACGAGGACGACGTTTACGCCGCTGTTGAGGCTGCTGCCGGCGAGAAGCTGACGGCCGTCTTCCAGATTGCGGACAAGACCGAGCGCAACGATGCATCTGACGCGCTGAAGGATGAAGTCACCGCTGCCCTGGCCAGCCAGTTCGAGGGCCGCGAGAAGGAGCTGTCCGCAGCATTCCGCTCCGTCACCAAGCAGGTTGTGCGCCAGCGCATCCTCAAGGACCAGGTCCGCATTGACGGCCGTGGCCTGACGGATATCCGCCAGCTCACCGCCGAAGTTGAGGTCCTGCCCCGCGTCCACGGTTCGGCCATCTTCGAACGCGGCGAAACCCAGATCATGGGTGTCACCACGCTGAACATGCTGAAGATGGAACAGCAGATCGACTCGCTGTCGCCGGTGAAGACCAAGCGCTACATGCACAACTACAACTTCCCGCCGTACTCCACCGGTGAAACCGGCCGCGTGGGTTCGCCCAAGCGCCGCGAAATCGGCCACGGTGCACTGGCAGAGCGCGCACTTGTGCCCGTCCTGCCGTCCCGCGAGGAATTCCCGTACGCCATCCGCCAGGTGTCTGAGGCTCTCAGCTCCAACGGTTCGACGTCGATGGGTTCCGTCTGCGCCTCCACTCTGTCGATGCTGAACGCGGGTGTGCCCCTGAAGGCCGCCGTCGCCGGTATCGCTATGGGCCTGGTCTCCGACCAGGTGGACGGCCAGACGCGCTACGCCGCACTGACTGACATCCTGGGCGCCGAAGACGCTTTCGGTGACATGGACTTCAAGGTTGCCGGTACCTCCGAGTTCGTCACGGCCATCCAGCTGGACACGAAGCTCGACGGCATTCCCGCCTCGGTCCTGGCAGCAGCCCTGAAGCAGGCCCGCGAAGCACGCCTGCACATCCTTGAGGTGATGGACTCGGCCATCGACACCCCGGATGAGCTCTCCGAGTTCGCACCGCGCGTCATCGCTGTGAAGATCCCCGTGGACAAGATCGGCGAGGTCATCGGCCCCAAGGGCAAGATGATCAACCAGATCCAGGAAGACACCGGTGCCGACATCTCCATCGAGGACGACGGCACGGTCTACATTGGCGCCACCAACGGCCCGTCTGCAGAAGCAGCACGGTCCGCCATCAACGCCATCGCGAACCCGCAGGTCCCGGAAATCGGTGAGCGCTACCTGGGTACGGTCGTCAAGACCACCACCTTCGGTGCCTTCGTATCGCTGACCCCGGGCAAGGACGGCCTCCTGCACATCTCCGAGCTGCGCAAGCTGGCGAACGGCAAGCGCGTGGACAACGTCGAGGACGTTGTCTCGGTGGGCCAGAAGGTCCAGGTGGAGATCACCAAGATCGACGACCGCGGAAAGCTCTCGCTCGCCCCGGTAGTTGCCGAGGAAGAAGGCGCCGAGGTCGAGACCGAGCGCGCCCACACCACGGAGCCTGCCGAAGGCGCTGACGTCTAA
- a CDS encoding M16 family metallopeptidase, with amino-acid sequence MTVVPLPLEQNHRGDTLVHGSDGGSEVRRSVLPGGVRVLTEAMPGQRSATIGFWVGVGSRDEAPGQHGSTHFLEHLLFKGTRRRTALEIASAFDEVGGESNAATAKESTCYFARVLDTDLPMAIDVIADMITGAVLDPAEMEQERDVILEEIAMDSDDPTDVAHEHFVAAVLGNHPLGRPIGGTPDAIKAVARDSVWEHYQRYYRPDELVITAAGGLEHDVVCDLVVDALESAGWSLKTDAAPVERRSTDRALITGTAGLHVVKRAVEQANIIMGCPTIVATDNRRYVMSVLNAVLGGGMSSRLFQEIREKRGLVYSTYSFASSYADAGYFGMYAGCTPSKVRQVLDLLSIELEKLAEHGISDDELRKAVGQLGGGIVLALEDTGSRMSRLGRAELVSGEYQDIDETLRLIKAVTAEQVQDLAAELAAAPRTVTVVGPFEETETFGL; translated from the coding sequence ATGACTGTTGTACCCCTGCCGCTTGAGCAGAACCACCGCGGCGACACCCTGGTCCACGGTTCCGACGGCGGCTCCGAAGTCCGGCGTTCCGTGCTGCCTGGGGGAGTGCGGGTGCTGACGGAAGCGATGCCGGGGCAGCGGTCAGCAACCATCGGTTTTTGGGTAGGCGTGGGCTCACGGGATGAGGCGCCCGGACAGCACGGCTCCACCCACTTCCTGGAACACCTCCTTTTCAAAGGGACCAGGCGCCGGACCGCCCTGGAGATCGCTTCGGCCTTTGACGAGGTGGGCGGCGAGTCGAATGCGGCCACGGCCAAGGAAAGCACCTGCTACTTCGCCCGCGTGCTCGATACGGATCTGCCCATGGCCATCGACGTCATTGCGGACATGATCACCGGAGCAGTCCTGGACCCTGCTGAGATGGAGCAGGAACGGGACGTCATCCTGGAGGAAATCGCGATGGACAGCGACGACCCCACCGATGTGGCGCACGAACACTTTGTCGCAGCCGTACTCGGCAACCATCCCCTGGGCCGGCCCATCGGGGGAACCCCGGACGCCATCAAGGCAGTGGCGCGCGACTCAGTGTGGGAGCACTACCAGCGGTATTACCGCCCTGACGAACTGGTGATCACCGCGGCGGGCGGGCTGGAGCACGACGTCGTCTGCGACCTGGTGGTTGACGCCCTCGAGTCGGCGGGCTGGTCGCTGAAGACCGACGCCGCGCCGGTGGAAAGGCGTTCAACTGACCGGGCCCTGATCACAGGGACTGCGGGACTTCACGTGGTCAAGCGCGCGGTGGAGCAGGCCAATATCATCATGGGCTGCCCGACCATCGTTGCCACCGACAACCGCCGCTACGTTATGAGCGTCCTGAACGCCGTGCTGGGCGGAGGCATGTCCTCGCGCCTGTTCCAGGAGATCCGCGAGAAGCGCGGCCTGGTGTACTCGACGTATTCATTTGCCTCCTCCTACGCAGATGCCGGGTACTTCGGCATGTACGCCGGGTGTACGCCGTCCAAGGTGCGCCAGGTCCTGGACCTGCTGTCCATCGAGCTGGAGAAGCTCGCTGAGCATGGAATTTCCGACGACGAGCTCCGCAAGGCCGTAGGCCAGCTCGGCGGCGGCATCGTGCTGGCCCTGGAAGATACGGGTTCGCGTATGTCCAGGCTCGGCCGGGCGGAACTCGTTTCCGGTGAATACCAGGACATCGACGAAACTCTGCGGCTCATTAAGGCTGTAACGGCCGAGCAGGTCCAGGACCTCGCGGCAGAGCTGGCTGCGGCACCCCGCACTGTGACTGTTGTGGGACCCTTTGAAGAGACCGAGACTTTCGGGCTCTAA
- a CDS encoding DUF1579 domain-containing protein — MEPTSPGRAPRALAGFLGHWRGSTRLAAGAWGPERTVDAEVTYTPVAGGSAVAQSYSHREPDGTHFEGHGIFTVDPDHQDVFWYYVDNAGPAPAAAARCTWHDGALRVERRGGAGWTRHTLRVDGDLLTHVTELRTRGDTAAGDSGLYEEAGAANGTGSAYVPFMTSSFQRS; from the coding sequence GTGGAACCAACCTCACCCGGCCGCGCGCCACGCGCCTTGGCTGGATTCCTGGGCCATTGGCGGGGAAGTACCCGGCTCGCTGCCGGTGCTTGGGGGCCCGAACGGACCGTGGACGCCGAAGTCACCTATACCCCGGTGGCTGGTGGATCTGCGGTGGCGCAGAGCTATAGTCACCGGGAACCAGACGGGACGCATTTCGAAGGCCACGGAATTTTCACCGTCGACCCGGATCACCAGGACGTTTTCTGGTACTACGTAGACAATGCTGGACCGGCGCCGGCCGCCGCGGCACGCTGCACGTGGCACGACGGCGCCCTTCGCGTGGAGCGCCGTGGCGGTGCCGGCTGGACCCGCCATACCTTGCGCGTGGATGGCGACCTGCTCACGCATGTGACTGAGCTTCGCACCCGTGGCGACACCGCTGCGGGGGACAGCGGGCTGTACGAGGAGGCAGGAGCGGCCAACGGGACTGGCTCTGCCTACGTTCCGTTTATGACTTCGTCGTTCCAGCGGAGCTGA
- a CDS encoding HNH endonuclease signature motif containing protein produces MGNGAGRAAAMEGIHASTARLDVLFLEDDRLEAGTAAGPRAGAGSAVVDVLQRRYEIRLERMAVTKQLEAQIAAIKARDVSEAIEIQHAMTPPEAPVHERTYAEMSAIEEIAGVLTISSPAAGALVTQSRQVCSLPPVMDALSAGAISWQHAKIIGDETEGLGPAGAAALAAHFLDPDAPNPARGAAAGDLVPGRFRAKVRGWRERHHPETLEKRHAKCAADRRMQYTPDRDGMAWLSLYIPAHQASAIWNRTTALARGLQGPDEPRSMTQLRPDIAAGLLLSAGPALTRTAGTSTAGISTAGISTGQNTTGQGNTSQRNPGQGNPGQGNAVRTQDDQDTIGLASLTPLTPPDLDGSITAAATATTDHQAPATAEYENAGGNGYADLGNVPMPKVDVLITVPVFALLGLTDEPATLDGYGPIPVSMARKLVADGAGSFYRVLVDPRDGAPLEIGRTSYRLTKAMKKALQLRDGRCTFPGCNNRTLDNDTDHLQAWQHGGHTGISNLAQLCPKHHRLKHATGWTPSPATHTEPPGWTSPTGRHYKAEQPDWEPPEWPPGLLTPATDTCGLLTHATDIAGLLTCATKTPGFVDSLDFDPLFDEPADDNLDDPADFPPDDPIWDDFYAQPPKLPKDPLKEWERKWEWDMVNS; encoded by the coding sequence ATGGGAAACGGAGCGGGCAGGGCAGCAGCGATGGAGGGCATTCACGCCTCCACTGCCCGGCTTGATGTGCTGTTCCTTGAAGATGACCGGCTGGAAGCTGGCACTGCCGCCGGTCCCCGTGCCGGTGCTGGCAGTGCTGTTGTGGATGTGCTGCAGCGCCGGTACGAGATCCGTCTGGAGCGGATGGCGGTAACGAAGCAGTTGGAAGCACAGATCGCCGCCATCAAGGCCCGGGATGTCTCCGAGGCCATCGAGATCCAGCACGCCATGACCCCGCCCGAAGCACCCGTACACGAACGCACTTACGCGGAGATGTCCGCGATCGAGGAAATCGCAGGCGTCCTGACCATCAGCTCCCCCGCCGCCGGGGCGCTCGTCACCCAGTCCCGGCAAGTCTGCTCCCTGCCGCCGGTCATGGACGCCCTCTCCGCCGGGGCCATCTCGTGGCAGCATGCGAAAATCATTGGCGACGAAACCGAAGGCCTCGGCCCTGCCGGAGCCGCCGCCCTCGCCGCGCACTTCCTGGACCCCGACGCACCCAACCCGGCACGCGGAGCCGCCGCCGGGGACCTGGTCCCCGGACGCTTCCGGGCCAAAGTTCGCGGCTGGCGCGAACGTCACCACCCCGAAACCCTCGAAAAACGCCACGCAAAATGCGCCGCGGACCGGCGGATGCAATACACCCCGGACCGCGACGGCATGGCCTGGCTCTCCCTCTACATCCCCGCACACCAGGCCTCAGCCATCTGGAACCGCACCACCGCCCTCGCCCGCGGCCTGCAAGGCCCGGATGAGCCCCGGTCAATGACACAACTCCGGCCCGACATCGCCGCCGGCCTGCTTCTCAGCGCCGGCCCAGCCCTTACCCGCACCGCCGGAACCAGCACCGCCGGAATCAGCACCGCCGGAATCAGCACAGGACAAAACACCACAGGCCAAGGAAACACGAGTCAACGCAACCCGGGTCAAGGTAACCCGGGTCAAGGTAACGCGGTAAGAACCCAAGACGACCAGGACACGATCGGGCTGGCCTCGCTGACCCCGCTGACCCCGCCTGACCTCGATGGCTCGATTACCGCGGCCGCTACCGCCACCACCGACCACCAGGCTCCGGCCACCGCCGAGTACGAGAACGCCGGCGGCAACGGCTACGCGGATCTCGGCAACGTCCCCATGCCAAAGGTGGACGTCCTCATCACCGTCCCCGTGTTCGCGCTCCTCGGCCTCACCGACGAACCCGCAACCCTGGACGGCTATGGTCCCATCCCTGTCTCCATGGCCCGCAAGCTCGTCGCGGACGGTGCCGGCTCCTTCTACCGGGTGCTCGTCGACCCCCGGGACGGGGCACCACTGGAAATCGGACGCACCAGCTACCGCCTCACCAAAGCCATGAAAAAAGCCCTGCAGCTCAGGGACGGCAGATGCACCTTCCCCGGCTGCAACAACCGGACCTTGGACAACGACACCGACCACCTTCAAGCCTGGCAACACGGCGGACATACGGGGATCAGCAACCTGGCACAGCTCTGCCCGAAACACCACCGCCTCAAACACGCCACCGGCTGGACGCCCTCCCCGGCCACGCACACCGAACCACCCGGCTGGACCTCACCCACCGGCCGACACTACAAAGCCGAACAACCCGACTGGGAACCACCAGAATGGCCACCCGGACTACTGACCCCTGCGACGGATACATGCGGGCTCCTGACGCATGCCACGGATATCGCCGGGCTCCTGACCTGCGCAACGAAAACGCCCGGATTCGTGGACTCCCTGGATTTTGACCCGCTGTTTGACGAACCAGCCGATGACAACCTTGACGATCCCGCCGACTTCCCGCCGGACGATCCCATATGGGACGACTTCTACGCCCAACCCCCCAAACTGCCCAAAGACCCGCTCAAAGAGTGGGAGCGGAAGTGGGAGTGGGACATGGTGAACTCCTGA
- a CDS encoding MoaD/ThiS family protein: protein MNVRYFAAARAAAGVEEERFELAPGSTVTDLLEAVLSVERPEPPAGTPPLPRILSRSSFLLNEVAVRDRSVVLQSDDVVDVLPPFAGG, encoded by the coding sequence TTGAACGTACGTTACTTCGCTGCCGCACGCGCCGCGGCAGGCGTGGAGGAAGAGCGCTTCGAACTGGCGCCGGGCTCCACTGTTACAGACCTGCTGGAGGCCGTACTTTCGGTGGAGCGCCCCGAGCCTCCTGCCGGTACTCCCCCGCTGCCCCGCATCCTGTCGCGGAGCAGCTTCCTGCTCAATGAAGTCGCGGTGCGGGATCGCTCGGTTGTCCTTCAAAGCGACGACGTGGTGGATGTGCTGCCTCCATTCGCCGGGGGCTAG
- the moaA gene encoding GTP 3',8-cyclase MoaA, with the protein MSVQLGMPQPRAEAAAPLPGVPAARPADAPAGLADRYGRRATDMRLSLTDKCNLRCTYCMPAEGLEWLAKQAVMSAEEIVRIVRIGVEQLGVRELRLTGGEPLVRHDLVDIITALRRNHPDLPISMTTNGVGLAKKAAALKAAGLTRINVSLDSLHEETFTKLTRRPFLDQVLAGVDAAWAAGLGPVKLNAVLMRGINDAESPSLLAWALDRGYELRFIEQMPLDADHGWTRRNMITAAEIRQLLSADFVLSPDPRARDGAPAERFEVRRRVAGSASGALLGTVGIIASVTEPFCSDCRRTRITAEGKIMSCLFSREEFDLLGLLRSGAGDEALAQRWQDAMWLKPKAHGMDHVGLDAPDFVQPDRSMSAIGG; encoded by the coding sequence ATGAGTGTCCAGCTAGGCATGCCGCAGCCGCGGGCGGAAGCAGCCGCACCGCTGCCCGGCGTCCCTGCTGCCCGCCCCGCAGATGCTCCGGCCGGGCTGGCCGACAGGTACGGCCGCCGAGCCACGGACATGAGGCTGTCCCTGACCGACAAGTGCAACCTTCGCTGCACCTACTGCATGCCCGCCGAGGGCCTGGAGTGGCTCGCGAAGCAGGCGGTGATGTCGGCGGAGGAAATCGTCCGGATCGTGCGGATCGGCGTTGAGCAGCTGGGAGTCCGTGAGCTGAGGCTCACGGGCGGTGAACCGCTGGTGCGGCACGACCTCGTGGACATCATCACGGCGCTCCGAAGGAATCATCCCGATCTGCCGATCTCCATGACCACCAACGGCGTGGGCCTGGCGAAGAAGGCCGCGGCATTGAAGGCGGCCGGCCTGACCCGCATCAATGTGTCGCTGGACTCCCTGCATGAGGAAACATTCACCAAGCTGACCCGCCGTCCGTTCCTGGACCAGGTGCTGGCCGGGGTGGATGCGGCCTGGGCTGCCGGCCTTGGGCCGGTCAAGCTCAACGCGGTACTGATGCGCGGCATCAATGACGCGGAGTCGCCGTCCCTCCTGGCCTGGGCGCTGGACCGCGGCTACGAGCTGCGGTTCATTGAGCAGATGCCGCTCGACGCTGACCATGGCTGGACGCGGCGGAACATGATCACGGCCGCCGAGATCCGTCAGCTGCTCTCGGCGGATTTTGTCCTCAGCCCCGATCCACGCGCACGTGACGGCGCCCCGGCTGAACGCTTTGAAGTACGACGGCGGGTGGCTGGGTCTGCTTCGGGCGCGTTGCTGGGAACCGTGGGGATTATTGCTTCCGTGACCGAACCGTTCTGCTCCGATTGCCGCCGGACCCGGATCACTGCCGAGGGCAAGATTATGAGCTGCCTGTTCTCGCGTGAGGAGTTCGATCTGCTGGGCCTTCTGCGCTCGGGCGCCGGCGACGAAGCCCTCGCCCAGCGGTGGCAGGACGCCATGTGGCTGAAACCTAAAGCCCATGGAATGGACCACGTGGGACTTGACGCTCCGGACTTCGTCCAGCCGGACCGCAGCATGAGCGCCATCGGGGGCTGA
- a CDS encoding molybdopterin-dependent oxidoreductase: MNSSQPQHVAHDGGKRLPERLAASLPHRSGPSLPHRSGPAHRGWLAAAAGTVAVGSAVVLGELLAGVFSPALSPMTAVGGAVIDAVPPGVKDWAVQLFGTADKIALLAGMALVIAALAALAGTAEDRRRFAGLTVIGVFGLVGVVAVLTRAQATFNAMVLPILTAVVAGALLRFLIRRLQEWGRLHEWARHEPQPGGNLVPARRRFLQALAGGAAFTVIGGALAAVWRGATAGVSEARTRVTLPVPASPAPPIPPGAEAGLDGMQPLVTPNPDFYRIDTALSVPAVNPDTWALKVTGMVDREVELTYAELLAKPLTERHVTIACVSNNVGGDLIGNARWLGWPVRELLALAGTRPGADMVLSRSIDGWTAGTPLEVLTDTRDALLAVGMNGEPLPLEHGFPVRLVVPGLYGYVSATKWVTELKVTRFADDVAYWTPRGWSERGPIKTSSRIDVPRAGRTAKAGTVTFGGVAWAQHTGIGKVELRMNRGPWQEAKLAEGISLDTWYQWKLSTELTQGQYEVQVRATDLTGRAQDEQGRPAAPDGATGFHTIRVDVQP; encoded by the coding sequence GTGAACAGCTCCCAGCCACAGCATGTAGCGCACGACGGCGGGAAACGGCTTCCGGAGCGCCTGGCAGCTTCGCTGCCGCACCGGTCAGGGCCGTCGCTGCCGCACCGGTCAGGGCCGGCACACCGGGGTTGGCTGGCCGCCGCAGCGGGCACCGTTGCAGTCGGCAGCGCGGTGGTACTCGGGGAACTTTTAGCGGGTGTGTTCAGCCCGGCGCTGTCGCCAATGACCGCTGTTGGCGGCGCCGTCATCGATGCGGTCCCGCCCGGGGTGAAGGATTGGGCTGTTCAGCTGTTCGGGACGGCTGACAAAATTGCGCTCCTGGCGGGCATGGCCCTGGTTATTGCAGCGCTGGCCGCGCTGGCCGGGACTGCTGAGGACCGCCGCCGCTTTGCAGGCCTGACTGTCATCGGTGTCTTCGGGCTGGTGGGTGTGGTGGCCGTCCTGACCCGCGCGCAAGCCACCTTCAATGCCATGGTGCTGCCCATACTCACAGCCGTCGTGGCCGGCGCGCTGCTCAGGTTCCTGATCCGCCGTCTGCAGGAATGGGGCAGGCTGCACGAATGGGCGCGTCATGAACCGCAGCCGGGCGGCAATTTGGTGCCCGCCCGCCGTCGTTTCCTGCAGGCCCTGGCAGGCGGCGCGGCCTTCACCGTCATCGGCGGCGCGCTGGCCGCTGTCTGGCGGGGGGCCACCGCGGGCGTCAGCGAAGCGAGGACCCGCGTGACGTTGCCGGTACCCGCGTCACCGGCGCCGCCAATCCCGCCCGGAGCCGAGGCCGGCTTGGACGGCATGCAGCCACTCGTCACCCCTAATCCGGACTTCTACCGCATCGATACGGCGCTGTCCGTTCCGGCCGTCAACCCGGACACGTGGGCCCTGAAAGTCACCGGGATGGTGGACCGGGAGGTTGAGCTGACCTACGCGGAACTGTTGGCCAAGCCCTTGACTGAACGCCATGTGACCATTGCTTGCGTGTCCAACAATGTGGGGGGGGACCTGATCGGCAACGCGCGCTGGCTGGGCTGGCCTGTCCGCGAACTGCTGGCACTCGCAGGCACCCGGCCCGGGGCAGACATGGTGCTCTCTCGCAGCATCGACGGCTGGACTGCCGGCACGCCGCTTGAGGTCCTCACCGACACCCGGGATGCGCTGCTGGCCGTCGGCATGAACGGCGAGCCCCTGCCCCTGGAGCACGGATTCCCCGTCCGGCTGGTGGTGCCCGGGCTTTACGGATATGTATCGGCCACCAAATGGGTCACGGAGCTGAAGGTCACCCGGTTCGCGGACGACGTCGCCTACTGGACTCCCCGTGGCTGGTCTGAGCGCGGTCCCATCAAAACGTCCTCCCGGATCGACGTGCCGCGCGCGGGCCGCACCGCGAAGGCAGGAACAGTCACATTCGGCGGCGTGGCTTGGGCGCAGCACACCGGCATCGGCAAAGTGGAACTTCGCATGAACCGGGGCCCCTGGCAGGAGGCCAAGCTGGCCGAAGGCATCTCGCTGGACACCTGGTACCAATGGAAGCTCAGCACGGAGTTGACCCAAGGCCAGTACGAAGTCCAGGTCCGGGCCACGGATCTCACAGGCCGGGCGCAGGACGAGCAGGGCAGGCCGGCCGCCCCGGACGGAGCCACGGGGTTCCACACGATTAGAGTGGACGTGCAACCCTGA
- a CDS encoding molybdopterin molybdotransferase MoeA gives MTSPQPHGTNPHGMPTEALHPGGGGPRQESRHEATHEHRHQARSVAEHAAAVARLLQPLRSVNRTEQLPLREALGRALVSGVTAPISLPPFANSQMDGYAIRSADLPDGGGELSVMPPVPAGASPDALKPGMAAPIMTGAMLPDGADAVVPIERAVPDRFLPHGEQATVRLPSAAPGTYVRETGSDVRAGETALAAGTFLGPAQLGLLAALGIPEVTVHQAVKVLLVTTGDEVVAPGQDLPPGKIYDSNGTLLEAAMRQAGLEVRRADIVTDNPDRLRTLLRAEGGEADLIVTTGGVSKGAYEVVRQAMEDQPVEFLHVAMQPGGPQGIGTFEGRPFLGFPGNPVSCLVSFEMFLRPVLGSLLGTPVPRLPLRARLGQPLTSPEHKHQVRRGTLQPDGTVELQGGDSSHLMHALAGSNVLVHVPQGVAALAAGAEVEVWML, from the coding sequence ATGACCAGCCCGCAACCGCATGGAACGAACCCGCACGGAATGCCCACAGAAGCGCTGCACCCGGGCGGCGGCGGGCCCCGGCAGGAATCGCGGCACGAAGCCACGCACGAGCACCGGCACCAGGCCCGGTCCGTGGCCGAGCACGCGGCCGCCGTCGCCAGACTGCTGCAGCCGCTGCGGTCGGTCAACCGGACCGAACAGCTGCCCCTGCGGGAGGCACTCGGCCGTGCCCTGGTCAGCGGCGTCACTGCCCCCATCAGCCTGCCGCCCTTCGCCAACTCGCAGATGGACGGCTACGCCATCCGTTCCGCTGATTTGCCCGACGGCGGCGGTGAGCTGAGCGTTATGCCTCCCGTTCCCGCCGGTGCCAGCCCGGACGCCCTCAAGCCCGGCATGGCCGCCCCGATTATGACCGGAGCGATGCTCCCGGACGGGGCTGACGCCGTCGTCCCCATTGAGCGGGCCGTTCCGGACCGCTTCCTGCCGCACGGCGAACAGGCAACCGTACGGCTGCCTTCAGCGGCACCCGGCACCTATGTGCGGGAAACAGGCAGCGACGTGCGGGCCGGCGAGACCGCTTTGGCAGCGGGTACGTTCCTGGGCCCGGCCCAACTGGGGCTGCTCGCGGCACTGGGCATCCCCGAAGTCACGGTCCATCAGGCCGTGAAAGTCCTGCTGGTCACTACGGGTGACGAGGTGGTGGCCCCCGGCCAGGACCTTCCGCCCGGCAAGATCTATGACTCCAACGGCACCCTGCTCGAAGCTGCGATGAGGCAGGCAGGACTGGAGGTCCGCCGGGCGGACATCGTCACGGACAACCCGGACCGGCTTCGCACGCTGCTGAGGGCCGAGGGTGGGGAGGCGGATCTCATCGTCACCACCGGAGGGGTCAGCAAGGGAGCTTACGAGGTGGTCCGGCAGGCCATGGAGGACCAACCGGTGGAATTCCTGCATGTGGCCATGCAGCCGGGCGGCCCGCAGGGGATCGGAACCTTCGAAGGGCGCCCCTTCCTGGGATTCCCCGGTAACCCGGTCAGCTGCCTGGTGTCCTTTGAAATGTTCCTCCGCCCGGTGCTGGGCAGCCTGCTCGGCACTCCTGTGCCACGCCTGCCCCTTCGCGCCCGCCTTGGCCAGCCCCTCACGTCACCGGAACATAAGCATCAGGTCCGCCGCGGCACCCTGCAGCCCGACGGAACCGTAGAGCTGCAGGGCGGCGACAGTTCACACCTGATGCATGCGCTCGCGGGCTCCAACGTGCTGGTTCATGTCCCGCAAGGAGTGGCCGCGCTCGCGGCCGGGGCGGAGGTGGAAGTATGGATGCTGTGA